A genomic window from Streptomyces sp. MST-110588 includes:
- a CDS encoding GNAT family N-acetyltransferase, with the protein MNHEAMVAEFDEQVRRNARPDGPGAHVERVGDVVRQTGPDPVWNGVLWSGFDGTDGEATDAAIAEQVRYFTALGREFEWKLYAYDRPGDLAERLEAAGFTPEQPETLMIARISDLSIGTGTSTDAGTGAGTGAETRPPEGITLRQVTDAAGVDLMADVHDQAFGTDGTRIRQQLLAQLTERPDTVVAVIAMAGDVPVSSARMELLPGSDFAGLWGGGTVSEWRGRGIYRALIDYRARIAAERGYRYLQVDASSQSRPILERLGFAPLTTTTPYLYRPRLS; encoded by the coding sequence ATGAATCACGAAGCGATGGTTGCGGAATTCGATGAGCAGGTGCGCCGGAACGCGCGGCCCGACGGCCCCGGCGCGCACGTCGAGCGGGTGGGCGACGTCGTACGCCAGACCGGCCCGGACCCCGTCTGGAACGGCGTCCTGTGGTCCGGCTTCGACGGGACCGACGGGGAGGCGACGGACGCGGCCATCGCGGAGCAGGTGCGGTATTTCACCGCGCTCGGCCGGGAGTTCGAGTGGAAGCTGTACGCGTACGACCGGCCGGGCGACCTCGCCGAGCGGCTGGAGGCCGCCGGCTTCACCCCCGAGCAGCCGGAAACACTCATGATCGCGCGGATCAGCGACCTGTCCATCGGCACCGGTACCAGCACTGATGCCGGCACCGGGGCCGGGACCGGCGCCGAAACCCGGCCACCCGAGGGCATCACCCTGCGCCAGGTGACCGACGCCGCCGGTGTCGACCTGATGGCGGACGTCCACGACCAGGCGTTCGGCACGGACGGCACCCGCATCCGTCAGCAGCTCCTGGCCCAGCTCACCGAGCGGCCGGACACCGTCGTCGCCGTCATCGCGATGGCCGGTGACGTGCCGGTGAGTTCGGCGCGGATGGAGCTGCTGCCCGGCTCCGACTTCGCCGGGCTGTGGGGCGGCGGCACCGTATCCGAATGGCGCGGCCGGGGCATCTACCGCGCTCTGATCGACTACCGCGCCCGGATCGCCGCCGAACGCGGCTACCGCTACCTCCAGGTGGACGCCTCCAGCCAGAGCCGGCCGATCCTCGAACGCCTCGGCTTCGCCCCCCTGACGACCACCACCCCGTACCTC
- a CDS encoding helix-turn-helix domain-containing protein, whose product MRTRKSPYECGLDAAVDVIGGKWKVLLLWALQSGPRRFGELKRDVPAVSEKVLIQQLREMEEDRIVHREVYHQVPPKVEYSLTELGMSLSAALEPLGMWGREHMAELEATYDSRHPRAS is encoded by the coding sequence ATGAGGACACGCAAGAGCCCGTACGAATGCGGTCTGGACGCGGCCGTCGACGTCATCGGCGGCAAATGGAAAGTCCTTCTGCTGTGGGCGCTGCAATCCGGCCCGCGGCGCTTCGGTGAACTCAAACGCGATGTGCCGGCCGTCAGCGAGAAGGTGCTCATCCAGCAGTTGCGGGAAATGGAGGAGGACCGCATCGTCCACCGGGAGGTCTACCACCAGGTCCCGCCGAAGGTGGAGTACTCGCTGACAGAGCTGGGCATGTCGCTGAGTGCGGCGCTGGAGCCGCTCGGGATGTGGGGTCGGGAGCACATGGCCGAGTTGGAGGCCACATACGACAGCCGTCACCCGCGGGCCTCCTGA
- a CDS encoding carotenoid oxygenase family protein, translated as MTYDPYPDPGPVPNPTPGPTPDPGADLGAGTNPYLSGLFAPVREEIAAYDLAVTGRIPDGLNGRYLRNGPNPLAVTDPAAYQWFSGEGMVHGVRLRDGRAQWYRNRWVRSDSVARRLGEKILHGPRHMDMDFAPNTHITRFVGRNLALVEGGPLPYELDDELNTVGPFDFAGTLPGGYAAHTTTDPATGELHCVAYCWAWPYVQYLVAATNGRIRRYVDIPVDGRPMMHDFSLTARYVLLYDLPVVFSLDRAGRAGGLPYAWDPERRPRLGVLPRKGGARDVRWLEVGPCFVFHPMNAYESADGSRITIHLVRYDRLFDKGRVGEDEYPPSLERWTVDLVAGRVRQERMDDRPVEFPRVDPRRMTRGHRYGYGVLEPGDGYGSARIRGHLADRGGPAVSGVPTAPGIPTAPGIPTASGGPAAPGARTGTGGPAAERLGVGLVKYDLERGTSEVRMFSPHGDVGEAVFIPRGPDAEEDDGWLMTYVFEPGRGATDLVVLSARDITGEPVARVHLPVRVPVGFHGNWLPDAG; from the coding sequence ATGACGTATGACCCGTATCCGGACCCAGGTCCCGTCCCGAATCCGACTCCGGGCCCGACCCCGGACCCGGGCGCAGACCTCGGTGCGGGGACGAATCCGTATCTGAGCGGGCTGTTCGCCCCCGTGCGGGAGGAGATCGCCGCGTACGACCTGGCGGTGACCGGCCGGATCCCGGACGGGCTGAACGGGCGCTATCTGCGCAACGGGCCCAACCCGCTGGCGGTGACCGACCCGGCGGCGTACCAGTGGTTCAGCGGTGAGGGGATGGTGCACGGTGTACGGCTGCGGGACGGCCGCGCGCAGTGGTACCGCAACCGCTGGGTCCGTTCGGACTCCGTCGCCCGGCGGCTGGGCGAGAAGATCCTGCACGGGCCGCGCCACATGGACATGGACTTCGCGCCGAACACCCACATCACCCGCTTCGTCGGCCGCAACCTGGCGCTGGTGGAGGGCGGGCCGCTGCCGTACGAGCTGGACGACGAGCTGAACACCGTCGGCCCCTTCGACTTCGCCGGCACCCTCCCCGGCGGCTATGCCGCGCACACCACGACCGACCCGGCCACCGGTGAGCTGCACTGTGTGGCGTACTGCTGGGCCTGGCCCTACGTCCAGTATCTGGTCGCCGCGACCAACGGACGGATACGGCGGTATGTCGACATCCCCGTCGACGGCCGCCCGATGATGCACGACTTCTCGCTCACGGCGCGGTATGTGCTGCTGTACGACCTGCCGGTGGTCTTCAGCCTGGACCGGGCCGGGCGCGCGGGCGGCCTCCCGTACGCCTGGGATCCCGAGCGGCGGCCCCGGCTGGGCGTGCTGCCGCGGAAGGGCGGTGCGCGGGACGTGCGCTGGCTGGAGGTCGGGCCCTGTTTCGTCTTCCATCCGATGAACGCGTACGAGTCGGCGGACGGCAGCCGGATCACGATCCATCTCGTGCGGTACGACCGGCTGTTCGACAAGGGCCGGGTCGGGGAGGACGAGTACCCGCCGAGCCTGGAGCGCTGGACGGTGGACCTGGTCGCGGGGCGGGTGCGGCAGGAGCGGATGGACGACCGGCCGGTGGAGTTTCCCCGGGTGGACCCGCGCCGGATGACCAGGGGCCACCGGTACGGGTACGGGGTGCTGGAGCCCGGTGACGGCTACGGCTCGGCACGGATCCGCGGGCACCTGGCCGACCGCGGCGGACCGGCCGTGTCCGGCGTCCCCACCGCGCCCGGCATCCCTACCGCGCCCGGCATCCCTACGGCGTCCGGCGGGCCCGCCGCGCCAGGCGCCCGTACCGGTACCGGCGGGCCCGCCGCCGAGCGGCTGGGCGTGGGGCTGGTGAAGTACGACCTGGAGCGCGGGACCAGCGAAGTGCGGATGTTCTCGCCCCACGGCGACGTCGGCGAGGCGGTGTTCATCCCCCGCGGCCCGGACGCCGAGGAGGACGACGGCTGGCTGATGACGTACGTCTTCGAGCCCGGCCGGGGAGCGACGGACCTGGTCGTCCTGTCCGCGCGGGACATCACGGGCGAGCCGGTGGCCCGCGTCCACCTGCCGGTACGGGTGCCGGTGGGCTTCCACGGGAACTGGCTGCCCGACGCCGGCTGA